Proteins co-encoded in one Parascardovia denticolens DSM 10105 = JCM 12538 genomic window:
- a CDS encoding glycoside hydrolase family 5 protein — MRLASVRGVNLGNWLVLEKWMEPSLFRGAGGAEDEHALAHALPPDQLAQRLKAHRDAYMQEEDFAFLAGQGVDSVRLPVPFFVFGDRPPYLGCIEYVDRAFAWAGRHGLTVLLDLHTVPGSQNGFDNGGQAGVKDWARHPEEVSFALDVLDRLAFRYRDNPALLGIEVLNEPVLPLSFLRRFYATAYRRLRRILPPKKAVVFHDSFNFLGTASFFLFDRRFRSMRNVYLDTHFYPTFAEQGIEKALEAVALFGRRNRQRLSHRSQVKKRKPTNRGWLMSRLDEGYQPHRSHRKAFYRGTIGGQKRLISLVDRFVPVIVGEWCAESAIGKKETETGGSGEPDFSTGLVHLHRQAFPRRYFWSYQTERAPERRRRLEGDWRAFWDWRWCREKGILSDI; from the coding sequence ATGAGGCTCGCCTCCGTGAGAGGGGTCAACTTGGGCAATTGGCTGGTCTTGGAGAAATGGATGGAACCGTCCCTTTTCCGTGGGGCGGGCGGGGCCGAGGATGAACACGCCTTGGCCCATGCCTTGCCGCCCGACCAGCTGGCCCAACGCTTGAAGGCCCATCGGGACGCTTATATGCAGGAAGAGGATTTCGCTTTTCTTGCCGGTCAAGGAGTGGACTCCGTCCGCCTGCCCGTTCCCTTCTTCGTCTTCGGCGATCGCCCTCCTTACCTCGGATGCATCGAATACGTGGACCGGGCCTTCGCCTGGGCCGGGAGGCATGGTCTCACCGTCCTCCTGGACCTGCATACCGTTCCCGGCAGCCAAAATGGTTTCGACAACGGTGGGCAGGCCGGCGTCAAAGACTGGGCCCGGCATCCGGAGGAAGTCTCCTTCGCCCTAGATGTCCTCGACCGTCTCGCCTTCCGGTATCGGGACAATCCGGCCTTGCTGGGGATCGAAGTCCTGAACGAGCCGGTCCTGCCCCTCTCCTTCCTGCGCAGGTTCTACGCGACCGCCTACCGCAGATTAAGGCGGATCCTTCCGCCAAAGAAGGCGGTCGTCTTCCATGACAGCTTCAATTTCCTGGGGACGGCCTCCTTCTTCCTGTTCGATCGGCGTTTCCGGAGCATGAGGAACGTGTATCTGGATACGCATTTTTATCCGACTTTCGCCGAACAAGGGATCGAGAAGGCCCTGGAGGCGGTCGCCCTCTTCGGCCGCCGAAACAGGCAAAGGCTTTCCCACAGGTCTCAGGTGAAAAAGCGGAAGCCGACCAACCGTGGGTGGCTCATGAGCCGCTTGGATGAAGGTTATCAGCCCCATCGGTCCCACAGGAAGGCCTTCTACCGAGGCACCATTGGGGGGCAAAAGAGGCTGATCTCCTTGGTCGATCGTTTCGTCCCCGTCATCGTGGGGGAGTGGTGCGCCGAAAGCGCCATAGGGAAGAAGGAGACTGAGACTGGGGGATCAGGAGAACCGGATTTCTCCACCGGCTTGGTCCATCTGCATAGGCAGGCCTTTCCCCGTCGATACTTCTGGAGCTACCAGACGGAAAGGGCCCCGGAAAGAAGACGGAGACTGGAAGGGGATTGGCGGGCTTTCTGGGACTGGCGCTGGTGCCGGGAAAAGGGGATTCTGTCCGACATCTGA
- a CDS encoding MFS transporter, with protein sequence MASLYGWLSVPVVISLIVGLAAVAWYSFRQLQTTTPILNLKAFAIPGFRVGAVLMMVNFGITLSAMYILPQYYQNGMRLAVALTGIVMLPGGIVNALVSMIAGRLFDAIGARIPATIGFGLSLVGTIMLLTVSPQTPLAYVIICHIILMVGVPLAMSPSQTHALNSLPHELSTDGSTILNTLQQVLGAVATAFATSLLVAGEKASGHPQGSAQAFCGGARWGFAFTVALALIGFVLTFFIRSGKAATVSAGAHPADETVEPAAESGIRQLMMKAEVYTLPATATALDAMRLFTEKKISGAPVVNEQGELVGFVSDGDVLSTLAEQHPQFTSFYAAVIESNGESFDKKLDELLSLPVDRISTKHVITADANDSMPHICQVMVQRHLKKVPVMDQGRMVGILNRSNILRYAVTRY encoded by the coding sequence ATGGCCAGCCTCTACGGCTGGCTCTCCGTCCCGGTGGTCATCTCCCTGATCGTCGGTCTCGCCGCCGTGGCTTGGTATTCCTTCCGTCAGCTGCAGACCACGACCCCCATCCTCAACCTCAAGGCCTTCGCCATCCCCGGATTCCGCGTGGGAGCTGTACTCATGATGGTCAACTTCGGCATCACCCTGTCCGCCATGTACATCTTGCCCCAGTACTACCAGAACGGCATGCGCCTGGCCGTGGCCCTGACCGGGATCGTCATGCTACCGGGAGGAATCGTCAACGCCCTGGTTTCCATGATCGCCGGACGGCTTTTCGACGCCATCGGAGCCCGCATTCCCGCCACCATCGGTTTCGGCCTTTCCCTAGTGGGGACTATCATGCTTCTGACCGTCTCCCCGCAAACCCCTTTGGCCTATGTGATCATCTGCCACATCATCCTCATGGTGGGCGTGCCCCTGGCCATGAGCCCCAGCCAGACACATGCGCTCAACTCCCTGCCGCATGAGCTCTCTACGGATGGGAGCACCATCCTCAACACCCTCCAACAGGTCCTGGGTGCCGTGGCGACCGCATTCGCCACCAGTCTCCTGGTCGCCGGGGAAAAGGCGTCCGGGCACCCTCAAGGCAGCGCCCAGGCTTTCTGCGGCGGGGCCCGCTGGGGCTTCGCTTTCACGGTGGCTTTAGCTCTCATCGGCTTCGTCCTGACTTTCTTCATCCGCTCCGGCAAGGCCGCAACTGTATCCGCCGGGGCTCATCCGGCCGATGAAACCGTAGAGCCGGCGGCCGAATCCGGCATCCGGCAACTGATGATGAAGGCCGAGGTCTACACTCTGCCCGCCACCGCCACGGCCTTGGACGCCATGCGCCTTTTCACCGAAAAGAAGATCTCCGGAGCGCCTGTCGTCAATGAGCAAGGCGAACTGGTCGGCTTCGTCTCCGATGGCGACGTCCTGTCCACCTTGGCCGAGCAGCACCCCCAGTTCACCAGCTTCTATGCGGCGGTGATCGAAAGCAATGGCGAAAGTTTCGACAAGAAGCTCGACGAACTCCTCTCCCTGCCCGTGGACCGGATCTCCACCAAACATGTAATCACCGCAGATGCGAACGACAGCATGCCTCATATCTGCCAAGTCATGGTCCAACGGCATCTGAAGAAAGTCCCGGTGATGGATCAGGGCCGCATGGTCGGCATCCTGAACAGGAGCAACATCCTCCGCTATGCGGTCACACGGTACTAA
- a CDS encoding ABC transporter ATP-binding protein has product MAEQNGTASGKDQKDQEGKGFEAVARAVDLYKVYGKSADTRVVALDHLDVDFEKGKMTAIMGPSGSGKSTLMHCMAGLDTPTSGQVLVEGLEVSSMNQKQLTQLRRDHIGFIFQSFNLVPTLTAQENILLPLQIGHKKIDWDWFHEVVKVVGLENRLNHRPSQLSGGQQQRVACARAIMARPSVIFADEPTGNLDSRSSKEVLTFLKDSVERTGQTIIMVTHDPKAASYANRILVLADGRITDDMDEPSYERILDVFASGEED; this is encoded by the coding sequence ATGGCTGAACAAAATGGGACTGCCTCAGGGAAGGATCAGAAGGATCAGGAGGGGAAGGGATTCGAAGCGGTCGCGCGGGCGGTGGACCTCTACAAGGTCTACGGAAAATCCGCCGATACCCGAGTCGTCGCCTTGGACCATCTGGATGTGGATTTCGAAAAAGGCAAGATGACGGCCATCATGGGGCCGTCGGGATCGGGGAAGTCGACCCTCATGCATTGCATGGCCGGTCTGGACACGCCGACTTCGGGCCAGGTCCTGGTCGAGGGGCTGGAGGTGTCCTCCATGAACCAGAAGCAACTGACCCAGTTGCGTCGCGACCACATCGGCTTCATCTTCCAGAGCTTCAACCTGGTCCCCACCCTGACCGCCCAGGAGAACATCCTCCTTCCCCTGCAAATCGGCCATAAAAAGATCGATTGGGATTGGTTCCATGAGGTGGTCAAAGTGGTTGGTCTGGAGAACAGGTTGAATCACAGACCCAGCCAGCTTTCCGGCGGTCAACAGCAAAGGGTCGCCTGCGCCCGGGCCATCATGGCCAGGCCCAGCGTCATCTTCGCGGATGAGCCGACCGGCAACCTGGACTCCCGCTCTTCCAAGGAAGTGCTGACCTTCCTCAAGGATTCGGTCGAACGGACCGGGCAGACCATCATCATGGTCACGCATGACCCCAAAGCGGCCTCGTACGCCAACCGGATCCTGGTCCTGGCCGATGGCCGCATCACCGACGATATGGACGAGCCCAGCTATGAGCGGATCCTGGACGTCTTCGCGTCCGGCGAAGAGGACTAG
- a CDS encoding ABC transporter ATP-binding protein/permease has product MIKKEFLHLPGVSLGRSATIGLSSSLALLLDLLIVLFAVQLISFASGLTVPMNLWTASLSHLLRYFDGWGASSAWGTVGAATLVILARLLLSIGADLLVRINDESIAKALTSDLVRSFLVPQDTAIKDEKRGDKPNQTLAMLSTEGIKTICSYFSDFIPTVMQVLFMLVISLAFLAPINLWAGIIVTVGMVLLPLGANMMRASNLKYLSAHLLKYDKVGIHFEQASRGLGTLTIFGADQQESKRIAEESEGFRRITMKILQGQLRSLIGADIAIAISVIAAVAATVFTSPRSVAGPTLPLAVFHGILVAVIGGRLFIPERGLIYLVHDAAKAMKLGKQIVDARDSFQNGQVPATDSAPANNRSKTASGPLLTLSDLTLTYANGFTALHSISQTFPRHGFIGIAGKSGSGKSTLIKILSGQSPDYEGSALLDGREISSFAHDRLAHQVVAIHGTDKLFTGTIESNLDLGGHGVSRERMVQVLKRVDMWTELEGRGGLQAPVTAGGSNFSGGQRQRLCIARGLLQEASVYILDEATSAVDQAHDEALDRLLLDLSHSVCLIDVTHRLANIRHADRILVLDQGRIAEEGDFDHLMTISGLFASLWREQSAVEQAGREASGSESQPDDSERKPQSDTSSPASATDPATTAPTSHATTASTAITVSTWSTAKRMASFLGSHRKTVAIAALTGLIGHLLSTASVMLATASVYSGFTGSRTVSIVTGILAAASALARGSFSYREQYFNHESAFSILRDVRVAAFNHVRTLSPAGLTGQGRGNLVAVLTEDIELLEVFYAHTLSPLMIAVGNGLIMTILLACINPFLGLMAFVSYLILGLLLPSCFASETAGKAYAERQAQGRMHTKILDYLDGKNTLLQFNATPRAYEDVMQEGRKMMSERSAATGYRLLNVSLADVISLILLAAFSLRAGLLAMAGTVNPIGCLMAVVGFATSFPSIISVSRLGAGLQPTMASARRVFALFDQKPQAAPVKDGINLDGFQSERAQRVSYSYPQPPAAASPAKEGEGLGPVLTSVDLDLKAGESVAIQGPNGSGKTTLIDLLMRFRPISGGELTVNGTPIDRVNTSRLRQVQTLSGQNVFIFDRTLRENIAIAKPDASDEEIREAARSACLDELIDQLPDGLDTPLDHDGAQLSDGQRQRVSIARAFLSQAQLMFFDEPTSNMDALLEAELMQALMAHQEGKTYLFVSHRPTTLAYADRLFTLSEGRLTQVR; this is encoded by the coding sequence ATGATCAAAAAAGAATTCCTCCATTTGCCGGGGGTCTCCCTCGGCCGATCGGCGACCATCGGACTTTCGAGCTCTTTGGCTTTGCTTCTGGACCTTCTCATCGTTCTCTTCGCCGTCCAGCTGATTTCTTTCGCCAGCGGACTGACCGTCCCGATGAACCTGTGGACCGCCTCCCTCAGCCACCTGCTGCGGTATTTCGATGGCTGGGGCGCCTCGTCCGCTTGGGGAACGGTGGGAGCGGCCACCTTGGTCATCCTTGCCCGCCTCCTCCTCTCCATCGGGGCCGACCTTCTGGTCCGAATCAATGACGAATCCATCGCCAAGGCCCTGACTTCCGATCTGGTCAGGTCCTTCCTAGTCCCCCAGGATACGGCCATCAAGGATGAAAAGCGAGGGGACAAACCCAACCAGACCTTGGCCATGCTGTCCACCGAAGGAATCAAGACCATCTGCTCCTATTTCAGCGATTTCATCCCCACCGTCATGCAGGTCCTCTTCATGCTGGTCATCTCCCTGGCCTTCCTGGCCCCCATCAACCTCTGGGCCGGGATCATCGTGACCGTGGGCATGGTCCTGCTGCCTTTAGGGGCCAACATGATGCGGGCTTCCAATCTCAAATACCTGTCCGCCCATCTGCTCAAGTATGACAAGGTTGGCATCCACTTCGAGCAAGCCAGCCGCGGTCTGGGGACTCTGACCATCTTCGGGGCCGACCAGCAGGAGTCCAAGCGTATAGCCGAGGAATCGGAAGGCTTCCGCCGCATCACCATGAAGATCCTCCAAGGCCAGCTCCGCAGCCTGATCGGGGCGGACATCGCCATTGCCATCAGCGTCATTGCAGCCGTTGCAGCAACCGTTTTCACCTCTCCACGGTCCGTCGCCGGCCCCACCCTGCCCTTGGCCGTTTTCCACGGCATCCTCGTAGCCGTCATCGGCGGCCGTCTTTTCATCCCGGAGCGGGGGCTCATCTACCTGGTCCACGACGCGGCCAAGGCCATGAAACTGGGCAAGCAAATCGTGGACGCCCGCGATTCCTTCCAAAACGGCCAGGTTCCGGCGACAGACTCCGCTCCAGCGAATAATCGCAGCAAAACAGCAAGTGGCCCGCTGCTGACCCTATCCGACCTGACCCTGACCTATGCAAACGGTTTCACCGCCCTCCACTCCATCAGCCAGACCTTCCCCCGGCATGGCTTCATCGGAATCGCAGGGAAGTCGGGCTCGGGCAAATCCACCCTGATCAAAATCCTTTCCGGACAATCGCCGGACTACGAGGGCTCGGCACTCCTTGACGGCCGGGAGATCTCCTCCTTCGCCCACGACCGCTTGGCCCACCAGGTGGTCGCCATCCATGGAACTGACAAGCTTTTCACCGGAACCATCGAGTCCAACCTCGATTTGGGAGGGCACGGCGTCAGCCGGGAACGGATGGTCCAGGTCCTGAAACGGGTGGATATGTGGACCGAGCTGGAGGGCCGGGGCGGGCTTCAGGCCCCGGTGACCGCAGGCGGGTCCAACTTCTCAGGCGGCCAAAGGCAACGCCTGTGCATCGCGCGAGGCCTGCTGCAGGAAGCCTCCGTCTACATCCTGGACGAAGCCACCAGCGCCGTCGACCAAGCCCACGACGAGGCCTTGGACCGGCTCCTCCTGGACCTGTCCCACTCGGTCTGCCTGATCGACGTGACCCACCGCCTGGCCAACATCCGCCATGCGGACCGCATCCTGGTCTTGGACCAGGGCCGCATCGCCGAAGAGGGCGACTTCGACCACCTGATGACCATCAGCGGGCTTTTCGCCTCTTTGTGGCGGGAACAAAGCGCCGTCGAACAGGCCGGCCGGGAGGCGTCAGGATCCGAGTCCCAACCGGATGATTCTGAGCGGAAGCCACAGTCCGATACCTCCTCCCCCGCATCCGCGACGGACCCCGCCACCACCGCGCCCACTTCTCACGCTACGACTGCCTCCACCGCTATAACCGTCTCCACTTGGTCTACGGCCAAACGCATGGCTTCCTTCCTGGGATCCCACCGCAAGACGGTCGCGATCGCCGCCCTGACCGGGCTGATCGGGCACCTGCTTTCCACCGCTTCGGTCATGCTGGCGACGGCATCCGTCTACAGCGGGTTCACCGGGTCGCGCACAGTCAGCATCGTCACCGGCATCTTGGCCGCGGCGTCGGCCCTGGCCCGCGGCTCCTTCTCCTACCGGGAACAGTACTTCAACCACGAATCCGCTTTCAGCATCCTGCGGGACGTCCGGGTGGCGGCCTTCAACCATGTGAGGACCCTATCCCCCGCCGGCCTGACAGGTCAAGGCAGAGGCAACCTCGTGGCCGTCCTGACCGAAGACATCGAACTTTTGGAAGTCTTTTACGCCCATACCCTCTCCCCTTTGATGATCGCCGTGGGCAACGGTCTGATCATGACCATCCTCCTCGCTTGCATTAACCCCTTCCTCGGCCTGATGGCCTTCGTCTCCTATCTCATCCTCGGCCTCCTCCTCCCCTCCTGTTTCGCCTCCGAAACCGCCGGGAAAGCCTACGCCGAGCGTCAAGCCCAAGGCCGTATGCACACCAAGATCCTTGACTATCTGGACGGGAAAAACACTTTGCTGCAGTTCAACGCCACTCCGCGGGCCTATGAGGACGTGATGCAAGAGGGCAGGAAGATGATGTCCGAACGGTCGGCCGCCACCGGTTACCGCCTGCTCAACGTATCTTTGGCGGACGTCATCAGCCTGATCCTGCTCGCCGCCTTCTCCTTGCGGGCCGGCCTGCTGGCCATGGCGGGGACTGTCAACCCGATCGGCTGCCTCATGGCCGTGGTCGGCTTCGCCACCTCCTTCCCCTCCATCATCTCCGTCTCCCGGCTGGGTGCCGGTCTGCAGCCCACGATGGCGTCGGCCCGCCGCGTCTTCGCCCTTTTCGACCAAAAGCCGCAAGCCGCTCCGGTCAAGGACGGGATCAATCTGGATGGATTCCAGTCCGAACGGGCCCAGAGGGTTTCCTACTCCTACCCCCAACCTCCGGCGGCGGCCAGCCCGGCCAAGGAAGGGGAAGGTCTCGGGCCGGTCCTGACCTCGGTGGACCTGGACCTGAAAGCCGGTGAATCCGTTGCCATCCAGGGCCCCAACGGGTCGGGCAAGACCACCCTGATCGACCTCCTCATGCGTTTCCGCCCGATCTCCGGCGGCGAGCTGACGGTCAACGGGACCCCCATCGACCGGGTGAACACATCCAGACTGCGTCAGGTGCAGACCCTGTCCGGGCAGAACGTCTTCATCTTCGACCGGACCCTGCGCGAGAACATCGCCATAGCCAAACCCGACGCCAGCGACGAGGAGATCCGCGAGGCCGCCCGCTCCGCTTGCTTGGACGAGCTCATCGACCAATTGCCCGACGGGTTGGACACCCCCTTGGACCATGACGGGGCCCAGCTCTCCGACGGACAGCGGCAGCGGGTCTCCATCGCCCGGGCCTTCCTCTCCCAGGCCCAGCTCATGTTCTTCGACGAGCCGACCAGCAACATGGACGCCTTGCTCGAAGCCGAACTCATGCAAGCCCTCATGGCTCATCAGGAAGGGAAGACCTACCTCTTCGTCTCCCACAGGCCGACCACCCTGGCCTATGCCGACCGCCTGTTCACCTTGTCCGAAGGGCGGCTGACCCAAGTTCGATAG
- a CDS encoding 1-deoxy-D-xylulose-5-phosphate synthase, with the protein MYLEKINGPADVKKLDSAQLKALAQEMREAMLARASVHGGHFGPDFGIVEATIALHYVFNSPADKLIFDISHQTYPHKMLTGRKEAYLDPAHYDDVSGFSSPAESPHDFFELGHTSTSISLAVGMAKARDLAAAADGQVGPADNIVALMGDGSLSGGEGLEGLNTAAELKSNFIIVINDNQWSIAENHGGLYRSLAHLRESKGQASDNLFAAMGFDYRYVDEGNDVNALIQAFREVKDIDHPVVVHIRTVKGLGYRPAMEHEEDWHWHGPFDIASGQSPVYSGEDYARLTGEYLMERAAKDPRLLVVASGVPASLGLDARMRAQLGDHYIDVGIAEQTAVAVASGAAKGGAHVVYGTEATFIQRAYDQLFQDLSINQNPATILVFDASLYGMNDITHVGFYDIAMMSNIPGLVMLAPATWEEYKAMLDWSIDQTDHPAIIRVPALAPRHEDPSQVRTDYSQLGKARVISQGEDSQVAVVAMGDFLPLGRQVCQELESKGVAASLIDPVFLSHLDQGLLERIAAKKELTVVLEDGSQEGGFGAKVASALAPSGTKVLSRGFAKRFYDRYRPEDVLAANRLEPGQVVADIMAALA; encoded by the coding sequence ATGTATCTGGAAAAGATCAATGGTCCCGCGGATGTGAAGAAGCTGGACTCGGCCCAGCTCAAAGCTTTGGCCCAGGAGATGCGAGAGGCCATGCTGGCCCGGGCCTCGGTCCATGGCGGACATTTCGGTCCGGATTTCGGCATCGTGGAAGCCACCATCGCCTTGCATTACGTCTTCAATTCTCCTGCAGATAAGCTGATCTTCGACATCAGCCACCAGACCTATCCTCATAAGATGCTGACCGGCCGCAAGGAAGCCTATCTGGATCCGGCCCATTACGATGACGTGTCCGGCTTCAGCTCCCCGGCCGAGTCTCCCCACGATTTCTTCGAGCTGGGCCATACCTCGACCTCCATCTCTTTGGCGGTCGGCATGGCCAAAGCCCGGGACCTGGCGGCCGCCGCCGACGGTCAGGTCGGCCCGGCCGACAATATCGTGGCCTTGATGGGGGATGGGTCCTTATCGGGCGGGGAAGGCTTGGAAGGACTGAACACGGCCGCCGAGCTGAAAAGCAACTTCATCATCGTCATCAACGACAATCAATGGTCCATCGCCGAAAACCATGGCGGACTCTACCGTAGCCTCGCCCATCTGCGGGAAAGCAAGGGGCAGGCCAGCGACAACCTCTTCGCGGCCATGGGCTTCGATTATCGTTATGTGGATGAAGGCAATGACGTCAATGCCCTGATTCAGGCCTTCCGAGAGGTGAAAGACATCGACCATCCGGTGGTCGTGCATATCCGCACGGTCAAAGGCCTGGGCTACCGGCCGGCCATGGAGCATGAAGAGGACTGGCATTGGCATGGGCCTTTCGACATAGCCAGCGGCCAGTCCCCCGTCTACTCGGGGGAGGATTACGCGCGGCTGACAGGCGAGTATCTGATGGAGAGGGCGGCCAAGGACCCCCGCCTTCTGGTCGTCGCCTCCGGGGTGCCGGCTTCCCTGGGCTTGGACGCCCGGATGCGGGCCCAGCTGGGCGATCATTACATCGACGTGGGAATCGCGGAGCAGACCGCGGTGGCTGTCGCTTCCGGCGCTGCCAAAGGTGGGGCCCATGTTGTCTACGGTACTGAAGCGACCTTCATCCAAAGGGCTTATGACCAGCTTTTCCAAGACCTGTCCATCAACCAGAATCCGGCGACCATCCTGGTCTTTGACGCCTCCCTTTACGGCATGAACGACATCACCCATGTGGGCTTCTACGACATCGCCATGATGTCGAACATCCCCGGCCTGGTCATGCTGGCCCCAGCCACTTGGGAGGAATACAAGGCCATGTTGGACTGGTCCATCGATCAAACCGACCATCCGGCCATCATCCGGGTGCCGGCCTTGGCTCCTCGACATGAAGACCCTTCCCAAGTGCGAACGGACTACTCCCAGCTGGGCAAGGCGCGGGTCATCAGCCAAGGCGAGGACTCCCAAGTCGCCGTGGTCGCCATGGGTGATTTTCTTCCTCTCGGCCGGCAGGTCTGCCAGGAGCTGGAGTCGAAAGGGGTCGCGGCCAGCCTGATCGACCCGGTTTTCCTCTCTCACCTAGACCAGGGGCTGCTGGAACGGATCGCCGCGAAAAAGGAGCTGACCGTGGTCCTGGAAGATGGCAGCCAGGAAGGGGGATTCGGGGCCAAAGTGGCTTCGGCCTTGGCCCCTTCCGGGACCAAGGTCTTGTCCCGCGGTTTCGCCAAGCGATTCTACGACCGCTACCGGCCGGAAGACGTGCTCGCCGCCAATCGGCTGGAGCCCGGGCAGGTGGTCGCTGACATCATGGCGGCCTTGGCATGA
- a CDS encoding C1 family peptidase, with product MAELTVDQTRKMETSFASDKKNLLAQRAAATNGLLKAAEDQFVLARNKNPYSTDLTSDGVTNQKHSGRCWMFAGLNVLRFLLGKKLNVENFELSQNFLYFYDKLEKANYFYDKIIASAQADILDRKVDALMSEPEGDGGWWQYVVNLVKKYGVLPKTYMPETANTENSEVMNALLNRKLRQDGLRLRELVRGGASESEVETERSRMLEGINSIVSVSLGVPPREFRFQYQDKDKKYHDEGLMTPKDFFDKYIGVDLDDYVALDHYHLEGLLSMHKHYSNDLAGDMVGAPDPHWINTPVEEMKAAAIKQLQDGEPIWFACDVGQDSDRKAGVMATDLYDMATLVSVDFTMDKGRRVVSHESMATHAMTLVGVDVIDGKSVRWKVENSWGDENGEKGYYVMTDDWFDQFTFEVIINKKYLSEDLVQLYQTEPEVLPFYFPM from the coding sequence ATGGCAGAATTGACAGTCGACCAGACGAGGAAGATGGAAACCTCCTTCGCGTCCGATAAGAAGAACCTCTTGGCCCAAAGGGCGGCGGCCACCAACGGCCTGCTTAAGGCGGCCGAAGACCAGTTCGTCCTGGCCCGCAACAAGAACCCTTACTCCACCGACCTCACCTCCGACGGGGTGACCAATCAGAAGCATTCCGGCCGCTGCTGGATGTTCGCCGGCCTCAACGTCCTTCGCTTCCTGCTGGGCAAGAAGCTGAACGTGGAGAACTTCGAGCTGTCGCAGAACTTCCTGTATTTCTATGACAAGCTGGAGAAGGCCAACTATTTCTACGACAAGATCATCGCCTCCGCCCAGGCCGACATCCTCGACCGCAAGGTGGATGCCCTCATGTCCGAGCCGGAAGGCGACGGCGGTTGGTGGCAGTACGTGGTCAACCTGGTCAAGAAATACGGCGTCCTGCCCAAGACCTACATGCCGGAGACCGCCAACACCGAGAACTCCGAAGTCATGAACGCCCTCCTCAACCGCAAGCTGCGTCAGGACGGCCTCCGCCTGCGCGAGCTGGTGCGCGGCGGCGCCTCCGAGTCCGAAGTGGAAACCGAGCGCTCCCGGATGCTGGAAGGAATCAATTCCATCGTCTCCGTCTCTTTAGGGGTCCCTCCTCGCGAATTCCGCTTCCAGTATCAGGACAAGGACAAGAAATACCACGACGAAGGCCTGATGACCCCCAAGGACTTCTTCGACAAGTACATCGGGGTGGACCTGGATGATTACGTGGCCTTGGACCACTATCATCTGGAGGGTCTGCTCAGCATGCACAAGCATTACAGCAACGACCTCGCCGGCGACATGGTCGGCGCCCCTGACCCCCACTGGATCAACACCCCCGTCGAAGAGATGAAAGCTGCGGCCATCAAGCAGTTGCAGGACGGGGAGCCGATCTGGTTCGCCTGCGACGTCGGTCAGGATTCCGACCGCAAGGCTGGGGTCATGGCCACCGATCTGTACGATATGGCGACCTTGGTGAGCGTCGATTTCACTATGGACAAGGGTCGGCGCGTGGTTTCGCATGAGTCCATGGCCACCCACGCCATGACCCTGGTCGGCGTGGACGTGATCGACGGGAAGAGCGTCCGCTGGAAGGTGGAGAACTCCTGGGGCGACGAGAACGGCGAAAAGGGCTACTACGTCATGACCGACGATTGGTTCGACCAGTTCACCTTCGAAGTGATCATCAACAAGAAGTACCTGAGCGAGGACCTGGTCCAGCTTTACCAGACCGAGCCTGAGGTCCTGCCTTTCTACTTCCCCATGTGA